One Zingiber officinale cultivar Zhangliang chromosome 10B, Zo_v1.1, whole genome shotgun sequence genomic window, CAATTCAAGGCAAGCAATAagatacaaaatttaaataacatacaattaaattttattaagaattaaCGAATGGctagaaatgaaaataaatgaTAAACTCAATTAGCCCTATTAACTAGCACTAGGATGATCGACCCAAGCCCATAAAATTTTTCCGTTGGTCATCAAGATAAATCGGAAAACTCTTGCGACAACCAACCAAAAAGTCAAACATTCTTTAGTTGTGCACCCCATTAATTTTACTAACATAATAGAAGAAAAAGTTATCTACGATTACGACTAGAAATGAAAGAACAAAGGTTATTTTCCTTTCATTGTTGGCACTTGGTAGCCTCGACGACAGCAAGCTCCTTAATGAAGACTAAAGGAGGAAGAGGCTAAGGCAACAAGTTCCTTACTGCTAATTGATTTTTCAAAAGAAGGGGAAGGAGAAAAGGCAACAACTAGGGCAAgttgaagaaaatgagaagaaatGGAGGGAGAAGACGATGAGGTTTAGGGTTTAAGACGACTAAAAATCCCtattaaaagtttaaaacataACTCTATAATTTACAAATTCACGTTTTCTGCTCTCCCTTGAATCGATCTACTGAATCGATCAATAGATCAATTCAAGGGGAAGAAGTTTGTCACAAAAAAACTAGCTGAATTGATCAATTGACTGATCGAATAGAGTTTTCATGACAAACAAAATCGTATTAAATCGATCTAATCAATTCAACAAGTtaaattgatcagctgatcgattatgCAAAGTTCTATCTGTCACAAAAAATCCTACcaaatcaatcaattgatcaattcaattagtttttcatgacaaaaaaaaaaaatcatgcgaCGCCAAGGAAGTGGTGCCAAACAGCATCTTAAGTGGCGCCCAACCGCCTAAGCGACCGATTAATGCCTCATCACCTTAGCAAAAAGCAGGGCGATGGGCTACCACCGACCGCCTAAGCAATGCCTAAGCGGCCTTAAGCAAGAATTTTTTGAACATTAATAGTAGTAATGGAATTGTTCCTTATTCAATCTACATATTGTCATATTTGAGTGCTCATACAATCTAAGTAATAATACAAAATGTGTCGATGTTAAAAAGAGTTCAAAAATGATTGTGGCATAAATAATTGAAGCCCATGATTTTGTCAATGTACcataaaggaaaaataattaatattgaaAAAGGAGCAAAAACATAGAGAAACACAAGAAGATATGAGTTTCCATGGAAAAGTGAGGTGTTAGTGCAAAATATAACACCATATATGGCTATTAGTTACTAAACCATAAACCATTCTTAGAATAACACCATATATGGCTAACAAATTGAATTAACAAAATGATTTCTTGGAATaagaatgcaaaaaaaaaaaatacactcaTTAAAGTTCCACAATCTTAAATAAAAAACTGATTACTGCACTACTAGTCAAGCAAGATACTTCGGTAATAGTACTTCAACAGAACTCTATGTTTGTTTTAGTAAAAAAGGAAACTATGTTGTGGAAGATAGCTTGTAGTTCTTTTCTTAGCAAATATTAGGATTTACTATTTCCACAATCTTTATGAGTTAAATTCATTCCTAAACCATTACTCAAGTTCTTAGAAATTGATGGTCTTTGCCCAAGACTGAGAGGGAACAAATATGAGTTAAGAGTCTTGGCTCCTAGGATGCATTAATGAATATTGAGTTTAATTGCTATCACAACTATTTAACCAGTAAGAAACAAATAAATCCCTTGGTTTTAAGTTGGTGATCCAAGAATTACAAGATCAATGAGCAATCTAGTAATGTGatccttggttaatttattgAGTAACAGAATTAGAAATACCATCTATATTAATTtcctgataacattatcttcaatATCTACAAGTTCCTACTAACAAAAACTCTGAAAGTTAAAACAAGTACAACTCATATGGGCAATGTATGTGGAAATTAATATATCATTATTTGCAACTAGGTACAGTCATTTACTAGTCTCCAGAGTTCAAACATTGTTGAGGAAACTGAAGTGGGTAGAAGGAACAACTTTTGCTAGGATCTGTAATTTGATTCAGATTGTAGGAAAAGTAGACAGGATATGCATGACTATTGTCCAGTTGATATTATAAAAATCAAAGAGTTGCTAAGTTACTTTTGCCATAAAGAAGTTTATCCAAACTCCAAGACTGAATAGTTTAAGAAAGAAACAAGAAGAATTTCTCCTAAATTGttcacaatttttaaaaaaaacaataaactTGATTAATCTAAGATACTAGAGCACTTAAAAACTCATGTTTATCCAAACTTCAAGTATGACTAATTTAAGAAAGAAGCAAGAAGAATTTATCCAAATTGTtcacaattttaaaaatttagagaaagtGAGCAATGTTCTTTCAGTAAACTTGATTAAACTAAGATACTAGAGCAATTAAAACTCATCACTGTTAGAATCATATATATCCGTCTCAGTGATTGTTTTTTTCAATCAAGAATACAATTACATAAATTTGCATGACTAGTTGAAGTCTACAACGGCAACAATGTTGTAAAAGAAATGTTATCCTCAACAAGTCTCAACCACTGATTAGATGGAAAATGAATAAGGAAAAGGCACTGACAAGAGAATATTTCAACAGAAACAAGAATGGTCATTCAATGGTTGCTGAATCTGAAATGGTCAACTAGACTTCTCAATCATTCAAGTTAATTCGAAGAGGAACCTGTTTTATTCAATCTGAACTACGTTATAGTTCATATATTTCAACTTGCATATATCCTTGAAGAAATCATCAGCCGCCTCATTACAGTTCTTCATCTGCGAGAGTCTAATAGTCATCCTGTGCAATTTCACACTATACATTAGCACGGATTCAAGGGTATTCAACTTCTGCTCAGCATTTAAGGGCGACCTCACAGTGATGATAACCTCTTCCAAGTAAGGTATGACAAATTTTGAATCCAACTGCATCACCAAGAGTCATAAGCAATGGTTACTGATTGCTTAGATTTGGATAAAAAGATTGAATTGTGTTGTTTACAACTTACATTTTTCAGGCTATTCTTTTGGCAAAAAGCTGCAAAAAGTGCCCCATGAATCTCAAACTTGCACAACCTTGGATGGTTGTTAAAAAAATCAACCAGGTCAATCTCTGGAAAGGGCTGGAGTGTGTCAAAATCACCACAAAATTCAATCTTCATAATCAAATGTCTAACTTCACTTGCACAATACAGTATAGAGCTTATTGCACTCCATCTCCATTGGATCCCTCTGAGGGACATAAATTCCAGGTCTGGTAGCTTCCCTAGCTCCACCTTATATACTCTACCTGTTGATAATCCAAGGAAAAGACAAACCACTTTGGACAATTGCacataaaaatgatcctaaacccATGTATGTGTTTCAGATTATTTGAAGTCATCCAAGTTAATTTTAATCAGTCATCAGTGACTAATTGATAGAAATTTAAACAGAGACGGAGTAATTATATTCAGACGAACAGCATCaagcatgtttaaaaaaaaaatggtgtAAGTTAATCACCTGAACTTTTAGCAATGCAGAGCCTTCGTATGTGGTGATCTTGATTGACTCGAATCCAGCTGAAACCTTGGATCTCTAAGATCTGAAGCTTTGGGGAACTTAAATGGAGGGAGCAATTTCCGGGCCCCAAGAAATCGAGCCTGCAGTTCTCCAACCGCTCCAGCTCAATGGAGAGGGCGGCGACCCCGTTGCAGCTAAGCAGCGCCAAGTCGGTGAGGTTGGGGCAAGCGTGCAACGCATCACTCAAAGCACCGTCCCGCAGCGTCGCCCCTATGATCTCCAGGAAACGAAGCTTGTCGAAGCAGTTCCAATTGGGCGACGTGGTCAACGACACGCCCCATAGCTTCAAGGACTCCAAGCCCCTGGCGACGCCAATGCATTCGAGTTCATTAGCGGGGGGCTCATCGTCGCCCCCAGAGGCCGGCTTAGAGGCGATGCCGTCCATCCGGAGCTCGAGGGAGCGGAGGGTGCCGCAGCGAAGGTCGAGCCAGGAGGCGAGGGACGCGGAGGAGAAGGGACAATAGACGATGAGATCCTGGAGGCAGACAGCGGAGGCGACCATGCGGCCGATGGTGGCGTCGGCGGCCGCAGCACCATCCAAGGAGTTGCGGGGGAAATAGAGGGAGGGGATGTAGGGCACGGCCTCGTTCCAGTACCGTGAGACGCAGGAACAGGCGGCGACGTCGCGAGCGTTGCTCAGACTGCAGAGGATGTGGTGGACGATGGCGTCTGGCAGCGAATCCATGGCGGATGCGGAAGAagggcaagaaagcaagcaaacTGTTCGATGGAATGTCTGGGAGGAGGAGTGGGGTGTCAAGAATAGCATGAGATTTGAGTGCGCTGGGTTCAAATTTGAAATTGAGGTCGCCGTGTTTTGGTCTAAAATTTGGTTCGGTTTCGCCCGCCCaatttggaaatttaaaaatatctttagaCCGTTGGGTTGGTTGCCCTTTCCCGGAAGGTTCCCGTCGGTATATAATAATTCATTCGGCGTTTGAAATGAGCCTCGGTTTAAAATATTGGAggtctttatttattttatattccaaATTCAATTGAAGAAAACCTAAAATTTATTAGAGTCTAAAATTCGACATTGACGTACAAATGATTAGCACAGATATGATCtgacttttattttctttcttctttcctatTCGTTTTTATTCACCAATTCCAAACCAAAACTCTGATGTTCTCTAATAGAATAAGTATTGCAAATATTATTGTATtgataatttatcaaaggatataTTTAAGTTTACGAATTAATCAAAAGATGCATTATATTTTAGTATTTATCAAAGTGCACACTCAATTATCTATTTTTCCCGTTCTACACCTTCATTTTTTCTCTCTTTCCTTATATATGCAATatcttttttctttcctctctcttttgTAAGCATGCATGCAAGTATGCATAATGTATATctaatatgatttcatatcaggttCACGTTGTGGATAATATGAAACATATTAGGCCCATAAGATTTAGGGTTTAGCTTATTTTTTCGATAATATTATAACATCTCCAGTGGCATatgttggatttttcggaccgcgaaaaccgcttttccacatcgcggaaaccccgaaacccccttgccaccagatccgtgcgaagtaaaataaaataaaatttacgagtacgagtttcttacatctagatctacattaggagaagatatttacccttgatgcgaagccttttgcgtatcccgctcttccaagtgatgccggatctcgagattgtcaagtgtacaaccctctataagtatccacacgaacaaataggtggtgaaacctaacacaaaggtgtgctagcaccttggtaagcttcgaccaagagaggagagggagaaaggttgagagcttgagaaagaagatgatggaatgaatgccttgaatgaaaaatgaattccattcatcacaataagtggtcggccacatcttgtaacctcctctcatttaatgtgaccattaaagaggggatttgtaacctccattaggtggcacacacatgttctaaacatgatgatgtgtaacatcaTTAttgaccacttaatgccaactcacaaatgatgtggcataaagtcaagtcaaacttgacatttccttttcctctcaagtcaagtcaaacttgacattataactcccatggttgatctaatccaaccatttgattcaagccaatttaaaataatgaatctaattcatttaattaaattgattcaatgagtcataatctaaattagactcattgaacacatgaatcaacttgagtccaactcaattagtacaattaggattactcttaatccaatttgattcatcacatgaatctaactctcttggttcatcatatgaacctaatctccatctaattgtcctttaagtgtgaccctataggtttttataacgttagcaatgctcctaaatccatttagaagcataagtaatgagcggtatctagcaacacatcattactacccaagttataagaatgttaagatccaacatcaccttgtgactactaattgtgactcctcacaatatatgacaagtgcacttctatcctagacatctagattgatcaatgtgaggcatagaccgtgtcatcctctgaccaatctaaatcttgaactccaagtagactcactaaatcaaatgagctcaacatctcatattgactcatttgggcatggtcatgcacttcgtggtctcactctatcaagaatatcgatgtcactcccgtcatataggagggatagatcccatctacatcactcacatccctccgcatcatttgttacatacccagtaatcgtctttatactccacccagttacgggtgacgtttgacgaaaccaaa contains:
- the LOC122029760 gene encoding F-box protein At1g10780-like; translation: MLFLTPHSSSQTFHRTVCLLSCPSSASAMDSLPDAIVHHILCSLSNARDVAACSCVSRYWNEAVPYIPSLYFPRNSLDGAAAADATIGRMVASAVCLQDLIVYCPFSSASLASWLDLRCGTLRSLELRMDGIASKPASGGDDEPPANELECIGVARGLESLKLWGVSLTTSPNWNCFDKLRFLEIIGATLRDGALSDALHACPNLTDLALLSCNGVAALSIELERLENCRLDFLGPGNCSLHLSSPKLQILEIQGFSWIRVNQDHHIRRLCIAKSSGRVYKVELGKLPDLEFMSLRGIQWRWSAISSILYCASEVRHLIMKIEFCGDFDTLQPFPEIDLVDFFNNHPRLCKFEIHGALFAAFCQKNSLKNLDSKFVIPYLEEVIITVRSPLNAEQKLNTLESVLMYSVKLHRMTIRLSQMKNCNEAADDFFKDICKLKYMNYNVVQIE